The DNA segment AGTGATCTGTTGAAGGAATTAATTGATGGCAGACTCCATCTCTCTAaagatttttcgaagatcaacttttgacacgtcgtagatctaaatgtgatacatattctaaaagaacaactcttctagtgacaaatctcgaaatttcatcgacctcggtgcaaccattaggtcttgacgaatttttaactggcaCCATCTTTTTAGGGATTTTTCTAAGGTCAAATTTCGACACGCGGTATCATCGTAGATCTCAATGTGATACATAATCTagaagagcaacttttctagtaacaaatctcgaaatttcatcgagctagGTGCAACCgcttggtcttgacgaatttttaactgaccccatctttttagggatttttcgaaggtcaaatttcgacaCTTGTATCTATCTCCCAAAAAAATCATCCTAGATCTGAATAGGATGAATATTTCGAAAGACCAACTCTTCTAGCAGTAACTCTCCGTTTGGTCTAGAGAGCTTAGAATGTTACCTCCAATTtcgctttttcttcaaaacataaaaaagaaattttcacaCCCAATTAGAGGGATTAGGTAAGACTTGCGTAAAGtttctattgacagaaggcCAAGGGGGTTACATTCTCGTGGAGGAATCCTCCGGGTTCTTTAAAGGGTGTAAACAATGACGCACAAGCACCGATTAACCCCAACGGTCTATCACCCCTCCTGTTCAGATGCACCCTCCAGGCCGGTTATTTACATAATTATTTGTAAGATAACGAGGCATTTCAACTCGCAAATCGAGTTTCGCCCAATGATAGAGTTATGTTCGTTCAATTCTCAAGCATCTTAGCCATTTTCGTGTATACTGTttggtattcacaatatttCAATCCACATGGATGATGAAGATGACTGTAACAGTATCAGCCAAGATTTTGACTAGTAGAAACTTAAACCGAGAGAATTACTTTAAAGTTTTGAGGGGATCAGAAGCCTTTTACCCTTCGAATTTTGGGTATAAAAGACCCTTTTATGAGTGAATGTGAAGAAGgtagagaaaaatattgatttctcatttatttttgtataatCTGGAGAGGACCTATGAGCAAAAAGTGGTTCATCAACTAACTGATAACTAACCAATCTTGCCAATGCAAAACGCGTTGGAAATCCGATAGGATACGGATCTGATATTTGCTGATAGCACTTGCTATCTACGAAAGAGGATATGCGCCTTTTTCAGTGTTTCCATCCCGAAAGAAATATGCCGATGCGAAATGCCCTGCGAAAATCACACTTTCCAACCCTATCTCTGATTGCCGATCTAAGTGAGCGAGATTCCCAACTGATATTGGCTAGTATTTTTAACTAAAATTCCATGTCTCGCTCTCTCCAGAATAAGACTCAACAATTTCCGTCAACTTTGGAAATGAGGAGCGAATTGGAAGTTGATTGACAATTTTGCGACTCGGGCTGAAAATTCATCACCATCTTTTAATTTGCCCACTTCTAGGTTTTAATTATCTTCATTCGATTAGCGAATTATTGATGAATTTCCACGGGAAAATGTGACAGGAAAATAAAAGAACAAGCGGTTAGGTCGATGGCATTCGGGCGTTCTTCGTCTTTTTTTTCTGTCTCCGTTCCGCTTCGATCTCCGTCTTTAATGAATTTATGATTTAATGAAGGTGTCAGCGAGTATCGCTTCGGATTACTTTGTTCGCTACATCGTTCTCTGAGAAATTGGGTCGAACATTGGGAGGTTACAAATAGAGAACCTCTTTCGTTCAACTAAAAGACTAATGGATTTTTTATCCTGCTTCTATTCCTTCCTTTAGATACTGCGTTTCCTACAGTACCCACGATTTGCATTAATGAAATATATCATTAGATAATAGGAATAATTTTAAGGGTTTAACGACTCTTTTGTTAAACCCTTAAAATTATTCCTATTATTCATAGTATAGACTCTGATAGCACATAAACTATCATTAGATATATGATATTTACGTTTACCTAAGAAAAATCTCTTCAGATTCAGAGGAGGGAAATCCCATTTCTTAAATTTCCTTTGAACCAAATgatatgaatgaaaatgaatatatttttttaactactacataaatattgatattttgggATATTCAGAAAACTGCGCAACATTCTGAATCTGGAAAAAGCATGATGAGCGCATGAAATTTGTCCTATTTTGACTTTTCTTTCGATTTACAACTTTCGATAAGCTTTAACATAGGCAACCCCTAGTGACCACTTGGGGTATTGTGGGTTATCAACCCTTTGACACGtcttaataatttcaacaaaagagtaagttatttgaaataaaagaaaaagaaaaattctgTGTTCTGTGATCGTGAAGGAGATTAACTAACCTCTCTTTTTTAAAAGTGAAGTAAACACGAAACACGGTACGTACGTTAGAAggattttcttcaaattcaagTCTATTAATTAATCACAATGAAACGAGTAGTAATCGAACAGAGTGAAGGTAAGTTATTACGAATAGTGTTACAATTCATCATTATTAACTCAATTTATACAGATTCAGATACAGAAGAAGTTGGAAGCAATTCCTCTTCGGGAAACGAGGAACAAATGGACGAAAGTCATTCTGAGAACGAATTGTCTGTTGGGGATGAAAATGATGCCAGTGAGGAAGATGTATCAAGTGATGAGTATGAATCGGATAAGGAAACTGGAGCGAAAAATTTAGCTTGGGCAGATTCAGTGtccaaaattttaaaaagtAAACCGAAAGCTAATAAACCTCTAGTGCTGTCCAAGGCAAAGAAACTAACTGAAGTAAAGCCCAAACCTAAGGAAGCAGGTTTTGAAgtagtacttgatgatggtaATGTTAAAAAAGAACTAGTAGAAGAAAAACCTGCTGAAAGTGAGAAGAACACTAAAACTAAAAAGAAGAGGGTAAGCCCCGAGTTCGATATTTCTATACTTATGTTTGATATCTTTTCAGAATTTATTATATATGTAGTTAAGTCTCATCAATATAATTTCTTTTAAAATAAACGACTCTGATatattgtttttttgttttaagATAAAAGATATTCCTGGCTTGAGAGTGAAGCCTAATGTTTTGGATAAGGATCGTGAAAGAGTTCTAGCAAAAATTGCCACAAGAGGTGTAGTTCAATTATTTAATGCTGTTAGAGCTCAACaaaaagatataaataaaaagttagatGAGGCAGGACCTTTAGAAGTGCGAAAAGAGAAAGTAATGAAAAGTATTGATAAAAATACTTTCCTGGATGCTTTAATGGGTAAGCGGTCAGAAAATGTAGATGAGGTTCTAGAGAAAGATATTGAAGCAccatataaaaagaaaaagttGGCCGATAAAGAAGATGCCGATAAGAAAGTATGGGATGTATTAAGGGATAATTATATGATGGATGCTAAAATGAAAGATTGGGACAAAGAATTAGAAATTGAAGAAGAGATTGAAACAGAATGAAACATCAACTGAGGATTAAACCAATACTGAATAACTTTAATTCAATGTATATATCTTGTACAGACTTTTACTAAGATAAAGACTTCATTAAAAATGGGTAGTTTGTATTTtcacaataaattttcattgaGTTCCGGTCTAATTTATTGTTAATGAAATTTATATACACAAGAAAGAAATTTCCATCTTGATGAAGCTTCTAGTTATCAAATATACATGTGTTGTAACCACCCAAGTACATGTGTGATGTATACCGTAACTATTTAATTTTGTGCAAAATTAATTATCATTAATACAACTGAAAGTCTGCTAAATGTATCATCTGCTAAGTTGAACTGAAAAATTAGATAGAAATTAGAAATCCTTCGCCAGGTTATGTCAAATTACAATTCAAGAACCCCTTTCACCCAAGACTTGCGACGTCACTGTTCCAATATTGTTATTTACTCTATGCTATGAATATGACTACCGGTAGTAGTGCGGGTAAAATTCGAATCGTCAGTGTGCTTTGATCGTCTAAAATGCATTCTAATCAagataaattcaaaatatttaattcgCTAACTGGAATAGTAGTGGGTCTAGAAGGCGAATACACCACCATCGATCTGAGAAATGAAGCAATAGTTACAGGAAAAATTGAAAGTGTGGACGGGATGATGAATATAAATATGGAGGATGTAACTTTTTATGATGCAAGAGGTAAAAATTATCAGTTTAATAGCTTATATACATTTAGAGTTCATTTATATGCTCTTATTCAAATAATGAAactgttttttgtttttgaatggagGTTAAGGTAAGCTCATAGAAATAAGTATTTTTTCCATAGACGTAAATTTTTCCAGTGGTGGCGTGTAgattaattcattttatttagtttattttgaaaaaacaacACAATAGTTCATTCTATTcacataaaattcatttttcaggtGTGAAGCAATCATTTGAAACCTTTTTCGTAAATGCAAGAACAATTCGTCATGTCCATATACCGAATAATTTAACTCCAGAGGAATTATTTTCCAGACAACAAATGAAGATGTCTAGGGTGATTACCAAAGAAAAACCTACATTCAAAAAAGTGAGAGCCCAAAGGAAAAATGCAGAGACTGTTAGAGAAGCCTTCAAATAGCTTACTCATATTTTAATtctttaaattcattttgtcGGAATTACTGTAATTACACATATCTCCAGTTTTAGTgctttttattatcagaaaaatatattattatcagAGGGATGtcttataaataataaaagtgtgttgaaattctttttttatattAGTGACTTCTGTGTTTATGACCTATAAACGTCACAACAATAACCTCAATAATCATAATAACAAATAATCGTTTTTGTTAggttgttggaagaaaattaaattgattattattataccAAAACCTTGGTCTATAAGCGCttctattattatttcaaatgggtAGAACATCAAAAGTTGTCGTTTGCGGCATGAAAGGGGTTGGGAAAACTACCATTCTACATCAAGTGATTTATGGAAATGTAACAACAAAAACagtaagaaaatttttttttcttgagatGTGCCTAATATCATTCACATCTTCTTTAGGAGTTTTATCCAACTATAGAGGATATTTATGTGGCCAATATAGAGTGTGATAAAGGGACTCGTGAGAAAGTGAGATTTTACGATACAGCAGGGATAGAGCAATCACTTACAAGTACAGCGAATGGAACTACAAACCAACAATTACCAAGACACTATCTAGCATGGGCAGATGGCTATATCCTTGTATATGACACTGAAAAATCAGAATCTCTGGACATACTAGTTGCACTGAAAAAAGATATTGATAGAAACAAAGACAAAAAAGAGGTTAAACTCCAGTTCGGTTCATTTTTGCTTCTTATTACTTATCCTTTTTCAGGTAATTATCACTGTCATCGCTAATAAAACAAAGGAGGTAGAAAATAATGGATTTGAATCCACCATCAGTAAGGCAACGGCATGGTGCAACCGAGAGAAACTGAGGCATTTTACTGTAAGTGCATTTGAAAGGAAATCCCTTTATGAACCATTTGTTCATATAACGAATAAATTGAACCCGTCACCAAACAAAAGTACCTTCACACCTCTGTCAATGACAAGGAAAGTGTTGAAAGATTCTGTAGGGTGATACGTGTTTTGTATAACTCCATTATGATCTGCTATTTATTcatgttaatttttataattttattattcctATTTTGATTGATCAATCTATATCTGCATCTCATTTTTAGTCATAGTTACTATCGTTATGTATATATATTCAAATAAATTACGTTTTAGTGTATATAGTACCATATTATCATCTATGTTCCTATATTTCAACACAAATTGAAGCTGGTAGTAAGGTTTTTATTGCTTTTTTGCTTTTTCCATCGGAGATGTTTGATGTTATTCATCAAGTTTGTTATGATATTAGAATAAGGGATTCATTTAGATAGagagataataataattatacccAATATTATTATACATCCCTTATGATAATTGAAGTAAATGAAAAGTGGATTTCGATTAAAAATATATTGAGACTTTGAGACCACATATCTCTATAGatataatataagaatttattattaattaataCATTAGGTTCATAAATTTCTAGTATTAAAAAAGGCTTACTCCTAAATATGTACAAAATATCTGCAAAAAATACTTGAtgaaatattaattgattcaaaaatcaTTTGTAGGAATGTTTTAGTAGTTATCAAAATGTTTCTTCAAAGATTTACATTCTTCACTGATTGCTTGGGGTAAATCTTCTCCAACTTGctcttggaaatatttttctatcGAACTCATctgtaaattaaggaacaattTCAGATAATTCAATAGTTGaaatttgattgatttcaaTACCTCTTGTTTCCAAAATTCTGGGTCAATTCTGAAAAGTTCATCAAAATCGATGTTCGATAGCCCGTTGAAATTCAAGGACCCTTTTTTTGGTATGAACCCTATCGGGGTTTTCAAGGCACAGTCTTCGTTATCCAGTCTTCTCAAAATCCAGTCTAATACTCTGCAGTTTTCTCCGAAACCAGGCCATAAAAATTTACCTTCATTATTTTTCCTGAACCAATTAACCAGGAAAACTTTAGGGAGATTCGTTGTGCGTTTTTCCATGCTCAACCAGTGTTGCAAATAGTGACCAAAGTTATAACCGAAGAATGGTCTCATTGCGAAGGGATCATGCATTATAACTTTGCCCTAGAACAAATGAATGTCAAATGAAAAGCTCTGCAGAGAAGTTTCGTGGATTAATTCCAAACATGttattttcttctgaaaataATTACCTTGTGTTCAGCTGCTGCAGTAGCTTCACTCCTCAATGAAGCGCCCATAAATACTGCATGCTTCCAGTTTTTAGCCTCAGTAATTAGGGGGACGCCAGTTGGCCTTCTTCCACCGAAGAGAATTGCAGAAATTGGTACTCCTTCTGGAGATTCCCATTGGGGATCGATTATGGGACATTGGCTTGCAGGCGTGCAAAACCtagatgataataataaattagtTAGAATTGTTTTCTCACAAAGCatttgtttcaatatttggacTTTAATCTTTTAttgattttagttttttttcatttatttatttttatttagacAAAAGCTGGTACCTTGAATTAGGGTGGGCAGCTGGGGTCTTGCTGGACTTTTTGTTCCACGGTTTTCCTAGCCAATCAGTGATCTCCACGTTTGGATCAATATCGTTCTCCATACCTTCCCAATATACTCCCCCATCACTGGTTTTTGCCACGTTCGTAAAGATCGTATTCTTGAATATGGTCTTCATAGCTATAGGATTGCTGGCGTTGGAAGTACCAGGAGCTACACCAAAGAAGCCATTTTCAGGGTTGATTGCCCTAAGTTGTCCGTTTTCGTCGAAACGCATCCAAGCTATGTCATCGCCAACACACTCTACCTTGTATCCTGGCAGAGTGGGCGTCATCATAGCCAAGTTGGTTTTGCCACAAGCGGACGGGAAAGCTGCAGCTATGTAGCGTTTTACGCCGTTTCTGGTAATCCCAAGGATCTGCAAAG comes from the Coccinella septempunctata chromosome 2, icCocSept1.1, whole genome shotgun sequence genome and includes:
- the LOC123308418 gene encoding RRP15-like protein — encoded protein: MKRVVIEQSEDSDTEEVGSNSSSGNEEQMDESHSENELSVGDENDASEEDVSSDEYESDKETGAKNLAWADSVSKILKSKPKANKPLVLSKAKKLTEVKPKPKEAGFEVVLDDGNVKKELVEEKPAESEKNTKTKKKRIKDIPGLRVKPNVLDKDRERVLAKIATRGVVQLFNAVRAQQKDINKKLDEAGPLEVRKEKVMKSIDKNTFLDALMGKRSENVDEVLEKDIEAPYKKKKLADKEDADKKVWDVLRDNYMMDAKMKDWDKELEIEEEIETE
- the LOC123308420 gene encoding U7 snRNA-associated Sm-like protein LSm10, with protein sequence MHSNQDKFKIFNSLTGIVVGLEGEYTTIDLRNEAIVTGKIESVDGMMNINMEDVTFYDARGVKQSFETFFVNARTIRHVHIPNNLTPEELFSRQQMKMSRVITKEKPTFKKVRAQRKNAETVREAFK
- the LOC123308419 gene encoding NF-kappa-B inhibitor-interacting Ras-like protein, whose product is MGRTSKVVVCGMKGVGKTTILHQVIYGNVTTKTEFYPTIEDIYVANIECDKGTREKVRFYDTAGIEQSLTSTANGTTNQQLPRHYLAWADGYILVYDTEKSESLDILVALKKDIDRNKDKKEVIITVIANKTKEVENNGFESTISKATAWCNREKLRHFTVSAFERKSLYEPFVHITNKLNPSPNKSTFTPLSMTRKVLKDSVG
- the LOC123308415 gene encoding phosphoenolpyruvate carboxykinase [GTP]-like isoform X2, with amino-acid sequence MGVSVLLRRYGTEIGRFSKQLKHSSYGFFHHLRGVSVVYGDINVLTEKARTYVEDKIDLCKPENIHICDGSESENRGLLSLLQKQGTIEALPKYENCWLARTNPADTARVESKTFICTEKKSDTIPTPAEGVKGTLGNWMSPYEMDKAVVERFNGCMKKRTMYVIPFSMGPVGSALSKIGIQITDSAYVVASMRIMTRIGQEVARAMTEDTEFVKCLHSVGTPANGVVDMPSWPCDPERTLILHKPQNMEIVSYGSGYGGNSLLGKKCFALRIGSTIAKREGWLAEHMLILGITRNGVKRYIAAAFPSACGKTNLAMMTPTLPGYKVECVGDDIAWMRFDENGQLRAINPENGFFGVAPGTSNASNPIAMKTIFKNTIFTNVAKTSDGGVYWEGMENDIDPNVEITDWLGKPWNKKSSKTPAAHPNSRFCTPASQCPIIDPQWESPEGVPISAILFGGRRPTGVPLITEAKNWKHAVFMGASLRSEATAAAEHKGKVIMHDPFAMRPFFGYNFGHYLQHWLSMEKRTTNLPKVFLVNWFRKNNEGKFLWPGFGENCRVLDWILRRLDNEDCALKTPIGFIPKKGSLNFNGLSNIDFDELFRIDPEFWKQEMSSIEKYFQEQVGEDLPQAISEECKSLKKHFDNY
- the LOC123308415 gene encoding phosphoenolpyruvate carboxykinase [GTP]-like isoform X1; the encoded protein is MPEYEENCEELFSYGTEIGRFSKQLKHSSYGFFHHLRGVSVVYGDINVLTEKARTYVEDKIDLCKPENIHICDGSESENRGLLSLLQKQGTIEALPKYENCWLARTNPADTARVESKTFICTEKKSDTIPTPAEGVKGTLGNWMSPYEMDKAVVERFNGCMKKRTMYVIPFSMGPVGSALSKIGIQITDSAYVVASMRIMTRIGQEVARAMTEDTEFVKCLHSVGTPANGVVDMPSWPCDPERTLILHKPQNMEIVSYGSGYGGNSLLGKKCFALRIGSTIAKREGWLAEHMLILGITRNGVKRYIAAAFPSACGKTNLAMMTPTLPGYKVECVGDDIAWMRFDENGQLRAINPENGFFGVAPGTSNASNPIAMKTIFKNTIFTNVAKTSDGGVYWEGMENDIDPNVEITDWLGKPWNKKSSKTPAAHPNSRFCTPASQCPIIDPQWESPEGVPISAILFGGRRPTGVPLITEAKNWKHAVFMGASLRSEATAAAEHKGKVIMHDPFAMRPFFGYNFGHYLQHWLSMEKRTTNLPKVFLVNWFRKNNEGKFLWPGFGENCRVLDWILRRLDNEDCALKTPIGFIPKKGSLNFNGLSNIDFDELFRIDPEFWKQEMSSIEKYFQEQVGEDLPQAISEECKSLKKHFDNY